Proteins found in one Acidimicrobiales bacterium genomic segment:
- a CDS encoding PEP-utilizing enzyme gives MHDATFTAPGAGQWELDRSHGLGGATPICQWLLGESCEVAFRRLFREFGVAADTMSMEFVNGFMYTRLRPLFGADKQSTKAPPTLVLKILGRLHPELRRRDRAAARTLDERPWRQAIANWHAELRPQIEACNLAFQDVDLATIDDVALADHLVALLAHCREGFERHFYLHGFDLGPLGLLIYDAKGWGLPTTEVLQALVGASPSTSAPREALARIRREVDAAGASPSTLDELRAVSPAVAAALDDYLRYRGHVLYTRYDIDGLTLVETPEVLLATILHGRADDGTGPDPAAVADSLRERVPAEHRDRFDDLLAEARAAMDLRDDNGPTTVEWPMGLLRLGLLEAGRRLAASGRIQVPDHILELEPGEVDALVRRGEGPGAAALAARAERRRFEMTLDPPMTLGPPQAEPPLDALPENLGRMVAMVQAIIEELGMAERDDASADPLRGVGIGSVAYRGRARVALSPEDAIASLEPGDVLVTRTTSPAFNLVLTLVGGLVTAEGGPMSHAAVLARELGFPAVVGVPGALEAIPDGSLVEVDPSSGRVSVVDLATEEPAPA, from the coding sequence ATGCACGACGCCACGTTCACCGCTCCCGGAGCAGGCCAGTGGGAGCTCGATCGCAGCCACGGACTCGGCGGCGCCACCCCGATCTGCCAGTGGCTGCTCGGTGAGTCGTGCGAGGTGGCCTTCCGCCGCCTGTTCCGCGAGTTCGGAGTGGCCGCGGACACGATGAGCATGGAGTTCGTCAACGGGTTCATGTACACGCGCCTGCGGCCCCTCTTCGGCGCCGACAAGCAGTCGACCAAGGCGCCGCCGACGCTGGTGCTCAAGATCCTCGGCCGCCTCCACCCCGAGCTGCGCCGGCGCGACCGGGCGGCCGCCCGAACGCTCGACGAGCGGCCCTGGCGCCAGGCGATCGCCAACTGGCACGCCGAGCTGCGACCGCAGATCGAGGCCTGCAACCTGGCGTTCCAGGACGTCGACCTCGCCACGATCGACGATGTCGCCCTCGCCGATCACCTCGTCGCGCTGCTCGCCCACTGCCGCGAGGGGTTCGAGCGCCACTTCTACCTGCACGGCTTCGACCTCGGCCCGCTCGGGCTGCTCATCTACGACGCCAAGGGCTGGGGCCTGCCCACCACCGAGGTGCTGCAGGCGCTCGTCGGCGCCTCGCCGTCCACGTCGGCGCCGCGGGAGGCCCTGGCACGGATCCGGCGCGAGGTCGACGCCGCCGGGGCGTCACCGTCCACGCTCGACGAGCTCCGTGCCGTGTCGCCGGCGGTGGCGGCCGCCCTCGACGACTACCTGCGCTACCGGGGCCACGTGCTCTACACCCGCTACGACATCGACGGGCTGACCCTGGTCGAGACCCCCGAGGTGCTCCTCGCCACCATCCTCCACGGGCGGGCCGACGACGGCACGGGACCCGACCCCGCCGCGGTCGCCGACTCGCTGCGGGAGCGCGTGCCCGCCGAGCACCGGGACCGCTTCGACGACCTCCTGGCGGAGGCACGGGCGGCGATGGACCTTCGCGACGACAACGGCCCCACCACGGTCGAGTGGCCGATGGGCCTCCTGCGGCTCGGCCTCCTCGAGGCCGGCCGCCGGCTCGCCGCGTCCGGCCGGATCCAGGTGCCGGACCACATCCTCGAGCTGGAGCCCGGCGAGGTCGACGCCCTCGTGCGCCGCGGGGAGGGGCCGGGCGCGGCCGCGCTGGCGGCGCGCGCCGAACGACGACGTTTCGAGATGACGCTGGACCCCCCGATGACCCTTGGGCCGCCGCAGGCGGAGCCGCCGCTCGACGCCCTTCCCGAGAACCTGGGGCGCATGGTCGCCATGGTCCAGGCGATCATCGAGGAGCTGGGCATGGCCGAGCGGGACGACGCGTCGGCCGATCCCCTGCGCGGCGTCGGCATCGGCTCGGTGGCGTACCGCGGGCGGGCCCGGGTGGCCCTCTCGCCCGAGGACGCCATCGCCTCGTTGGAGCCGGGCGACGTGCTGGTCACCCGTACCACCTCGCCCGCCTTCAACCTCGTGCTGACCCTGGTCGGTGGGCTCGTGACGGCCGAGGGCGGGCCCATGTCGCACGCCGCCGTCCTCGCCAGGGAGCTCGGCTTCCCCGCGGTGGTGGGCGTCCCAGGCGCCCTCGAGGCCATCCCCGATGGGTCGCTGGTCGAGGTCGACCCCAGCTCGGGCCGGGTCTCGGTGGTCGATCTCGCCACCGAGGAGCCTGCCCCGGCCTGA